ATAATTCTATTCCTGTTTATCCTACTTATGACGTTATTACTAGCGGCTCCAATAGGTAGTCTAGTAGCGTTAGCTTCAAGGGCTGGCTTTGGTCTCGTTATTATCTCAATGCTTCCAGTTACCGCCTACATACTTAACTATGGGAAGCCAGAGGCGGGTCTTTATATTGTGTGGGGTCTTGCACTCTTGGGTCTTGCTCTCGGTGGGCCTAAGAAGGAGAAGCTCAAGAAGTGACTTACCATCTTTCTTCGTAACCTTTAATTTTATTATGAGAGCCGGCTTATATAGATGCTAATCCCTGAAAAATGAAAGCTCGCGTATCGGCAGGTGCATTTACCCACAATTATAGTAATAAATTGCCATTTATTACTATTAACTGTTGTATTTTAGTCCTTAGTTTTAAGTTCTATATTTAAAACTGCCCAAGTTTCATTATTTATTTTTTCTAATTTTACTATATTCAAACTTTCAAGTCTTTTTAGAATTCTCCATGTTGTAGTTCTTGGAATACCAAGTTCATTCCTAATATCTGCTTGCCTCACCTTCCCACCATGGTCAGCAATGTACATTATAACGGCCCTTTCATCCTCGTTAAGGTTGAACTTTTCTGAGAGCTCTTCAAGCGTTATTCCCTTTAATCTCTTAAATCTAATCTCTTTTCCAAATATTCCAACTCCCAAACCAATTAATAATCCAAATAACAGAGCTAATGCTGTTTTCCTCGTGTCACTAATTTTCTCAGCTACAGCCACCGTCTTAGTTATAGTCACGGTTCTCGTCGCAATGCAATGTTCGAAAACGTACTCTATGTACTGTGTTCCCCTAGGCATGACAACGGAGTTGCCATTTATGCTTAAGGGAATTCCAGATAAGCCAACAATTACGGAATCTTGAGGCAGAATTACCACTTTCGTGTCGTTGAAAGGTAAATTAACCCTCCAGATTTTTCCTTTTTTCGATGTCAGCTCCGATGTCAAGTAGGAAACTTCAAGAACTCCTGATTCCCCAGGATAAACGACGATTCCATTATTCATGAATACAAAAGATACCTCTTTGTCATTTATCTTTACAGATAAATTTGTAAAATCTTGGATAGGGAGGAACACCGAAACGTTCTCTCCTACACTTACATTTTCTAGGATTTTAACTAGTGCATAACCATCGGGGAAAACTTTGATCGTTACATTATAAGCGAGAACTTTGGGCAGGAGCAGGAGTAAAATTATTATCGCAAGTTTTTTCATTCCTCATCACTTACCACTTCATTGCCCTGTGGTAGAATGATTAATTCTCTCCCCTCAACCAACATCTGTGCGATCTTCCTCCTTGCTGAATTAAGGGCTCTCCATACGGTTCCTCTTGAAACTCCCATTCTCTCTCCCGCTTCTTCCTGGGTAAGTCCCTCATAGTCCACTAGCCTTAGGGCCTCAAACTCCTCGTACGTCATTATTATCGGTGACTTCGGAGGCCCTACTGGGGGTAGCGCTGGATAGAAGTGTCTAACCTGAGGTATGAAGCCTATCATCCGCATCTTCCTTCTCCTTCCTCTTCCCCTTCCCCATCCCATCCCTCTCGGCATGGCTATCAATGAGAAGTTTAATGAACTCCTTTATAGCCTTTTATTTGGGTGGTACCATGTTCTCCGGGGGAAGGATATACATGTTTAGGGTTCCGGAAGGGGAGGAGTTTATAAGGTACATGCATGAGTTCTTGGAGAAGGAGGGAGTTGAGACAGGAATAGTGAATGCCATTGGAACGTTAAGGGATCCCAAGGTAGGCTACTTCCTGGAGGGAGAAAAGAGGTACAAGGTTATAGAGCTGAGGGGAACATATGAAATTGCTTCTCTGATAGGAAACATCAGCCTCAAGGACGGCAAGCCGTTTTTACATGCCCACGTTGTCCTTGGAAATTCAGAGGGCAGGGCCTTTGGGGGTCATTTAATCGAAGGAAGGGTTCTAGTTGCTGAAGTCTTTGTGCTTGAACTGAAAGGTGAGAGGCTTGAAAGAAAAATGACGGAGAAGGGGTTAGCTCTGTGGCCCTAAACTCTCTTTCCTTCCTTAACGTAAATCACCTTCCCTCCAATTTCTTTCGCGTGGTCGCATATCCTTTCCAGGTGTCTCAGTATCAGGGCTTCCCCAGGATGACACTCCTTAATTCTCCTCAGGGAGCTTATGTACAGCTCGTCGACCTTATTGTCTATCTCAAGTATCCTCCCACTCGCCACCTCGTCAAGACTTGAGAAAGCTTCGATTGCAGTCTTAACTGCTTCCATCGTCAGCTCAAATGCTTCCTTTACTATCTCGCTCCTTAGCTCTCCCAGGATTTTCATTGTCCTCTCTATTTCCATGGCGTAGCGCGAGATCCTGTAGAGGTCGTAACTAACGTCAATTGCGCTCTGTATGAACCTCAGGTCTGAAGCTACTGGAGAATACCTGACCAATAGCTCCGTGGCTATATCAAGTATTTCCTCCCTTATCAGCTTCAGCTTTGCGGCTACTTCCTCCGCATCATTGAATTCACCATCTAGAGAAAGCTTTGCGTACCCCAGGGAGGCTAGAGCTTCTCTCCCCATTTCCTCTAGGAGTTTCCTTATCTGCTCTAAACCCAAATCGAGTAACCTCCTCATGATATCACCCCTACGTGATGTAGAGAATAGGAGTTCCTTCGAGGGTCTTCATTCCCCTCTGGTAGTAGAGGGGCGAGGCCAAAATGTGCTTAAGGTGGTTGAACGTTCCTTCAAGCATGCGAGCGTCATCGCTGTTTTGTAATCCCTGGGAAGGAAGTTCTTCTTCATTAAATTCCTCAAACGCCTCTTGGAGGTATGGGAGTTCATTCCTGCTTATCTTCCTGTCCCCCGTGAGTCCCTCGACGTCCTCCCGTATCCATGGGATCAGTAGTTTCACTGCCTTCTTAGTAACTTCGCAGTTTGGGCACAGCTTGGATACTCTCTTAACGTACCTGGCTATTCTGTATAAGTTGTGCAAAACCTCTATACATGCCCTCATGAATCTTAGCTCTCTAGCTAGGGGCTGGAACCTTAGTAGTATCTCTATTGCGATATCGTTTGCCTTCCACTTTAGATCCATGCCCTTCCACCTTAGCTCCTCTACCATCCTCTCGCTCCTCATGTTCCTCAGTACCTCCACGGTAACGCCTCCCAGGCTCTCTATCTCCCATCTCATCCTCTCCATTGGCCGCCACTTCATCCCAGGGCACCTGTAACGTACTTTTCGGTAAGCTCGTGCTCGGGGTTCTCAAAGACCTTCCTAGTTGGTCCGACCTCGATGAGCTTGCCCATATAGAGAAAGGCCACATAATCAGAAACCCTTGCCGCCTGGGACGGGGAGTGAGTGACCAGAACTATTGTATATTCTTTCTTTAGCTCGAAAAGCAATTCTTCTATCTTTGCGGTTCCAACTGGGTCTATGTTTGCCGTGGGCTCGTCCATTAAGAGTATCGAAGGTTGCATTGCTAGGGCCCTGGCAATAACGAGCCTCTGCCTCTGCCCACCGGAGAGGTTTGAGGGGTAGTCGTTCAGCCTGTTCTTTACTTCATCCCAAAGGGCGGCCTTCCTCAGGGCCCACTCTACCAGCTTGTCGAGATCCTTTCCTTTAGCCATACCGTTCATCTTAGGGCCTATCGCGACGTTTTCATAGATCGTCAGGTGGGGGAAGGGGTTAGGGTACTGGAAGACCATTCCTACTTGTCTCCTTACTTCCCTGGGGTCTACATCTTGGGAGTAGATGTTTCTCCCGAATATCCTGACTTCGCCCTCAACCTTCGCCTCGGGGTTCAGATCGAGGAGCCTGTTGAAGCTCCTCAACAGCGTTGACTTCCCGCAACCGCTCGGCCCCATAAGCGCGAATATGCAGTTCTTCGGAATCTCCAGGTTTATTCCCTTTATGACGAGGTGGTTCCCGTAACTTATCTTCAGGTCTTTCGTTTCTATGGCGTTCACATTTTCACCTCCCTCAGCTTCATCCTAATCGGAATGAATATCGCGAGGAACATGAGGAGGAGAATGAATGAGGCTCCCCATGCTATTGCATGGTATTCCTCACTCGGGCTCTGGATAAAGGTGTATATGAGAAGAGGAATTGCTCCAACGGGTTTTGTTATGCCTTGGAAGTAGACTTGATAGGCCCCTCCTATCGTGAAGAGCAGAGGTGCAGTCTCTCCGGCAACCTTTGCCATTCCTATTAGGAAGCCCGTCAGAATTCCCTTCTTTGCCATTGGCGTAAGAACCCTGAAGACCACTTGGCTCCTTGACAGGCCTAGGGAGTAAGCGGCCTCTTTGTACGTGAACGGGATTCCCCTAAGGGCCTCGTGGGTGTAGACTGCAACATAGGGGATCATTATTATAGCAAGGGCTAGGGCCCCAGCTAATAGTGAGAAGCTACCCATTCTGACAACAATGAGCCCCATGACGAAGACTCCAACGAGTATCGTGGGAAACTCAAGCATGACTTGGAGTAGCACCCTTGTAGCCCTTCCAAGGATGCTCCCAGGGTTTTCGTAGGCGTAGACACCCGTTAGGTAGGCAATTGGAAGCCCAATGAGAGATGCAAGTAAAACTAGGAGGATACTTCCCACTATCGCGGGCCCTATGCCCCCTTCCTCAAGGGTTCCAGTTACAAAGGTCAACCCCCTTTCGAGCACCACGGGCAAGCCTTTCGCAGTTACCGTGACTATTATGTGGAAGAGGGGGAGTATCGTGAGGAGGGTTAAAGCGACTATTAAGACCATGAACGCCCTGTCCTTTATTTCTCTAAAGTTTGACATTCTCCTCCCACCTCCTGAGGTACAGAACTCCTGTAACGTTCACGATAAGGCCTATGAAGAAGAGCATGAGGCCCGCTGCAAATAAAGCAGAGGTCATGTGCTCGTATATAAACGCGTTTCCGAACTGGTTCGCTATAAGGGAAGAGATTGTGCATCCAGGAGAGAAGAGACCTACAGTTAAGCTGAAGGTGTTTCCTATGACTAAGCTTACGGCCACCGTTTCACCTATTGCCCTACCGAAGGCTAGGATTATTCCGGAAACGATTGCTGGCTTTATGTATCCGAGGAGAATTTTTGTGGCCTCGTACCTCGTGAGACCCAAAGAGTAAGCTGCTTCCCTGTAAGTGAATGGAATCGTGGAGTATGCCTCCCTTATTATCGCTGACGCGAAAGGAGTGACCATTATACCAAGGAGCACTCCGGCTGATAGATAGCTGAAGCCTGTTATCGGAGGATGGGAGAACAAGGGTATGAACGACAAGTGCTCGTACAGGGGTTGCATCACGTACTTCTTTAGGAAAGGGACCAGGAAGAACACGCCCCATATTCCATAGATTATGGTTGGTAAGCCAGCCATTATGTCAGAAACAATTATCAGGGCATCCCTTATTTTACCCGAGGCATAGTCAACGACGAATATCGAATAGGCTATTGAAAGGGGTAATGCTATTGCAACTGCTATGGCCGATGTATATACACTCCCCCATATCGCCGCAAGTATTCCGTAAAACTCCTTCGAGGGCTCTTCCGCAGCCTTCCAGATGTTTTTTGTGTATATTGCCAACCCTTCCCAGTGGAATATCGGCATGGCGTTGTAGAGGTATACCATCACCATCAGCACTAGGAGCCCAAAAACTAAAGAAATTGCCGGAAGAGTAAGGGCTGAGAATGTGTCCCTAAACCTTAACTGCATACTTTATCGCCCTCCTTCTAACGAATTCTATGCTCCTGAGAATGGAGTCTTCGGAAGAATACCTCCTAATCTCGAGTATAACATTCCTTGGACCCTTTTCAAGAATCTCCCTAAATACGAAGAGTGGGATTTTGCCTTCCCCTATGGCCCTGTGCTCATCTCTAATCCCCATGTTATCGTGGAGGTGCACGTGCTCAGGGCTGAGCGTGAGGAAGCTACCGAGATCTAGGCCATACTTCCTTGCCGTTATGAAGGCGTGGCCTATATCAAAGCAGAAGCCAACGTTGTCCTCAAACATCGGTATGAGCTCATGGGGGAACACCCCAATCCTGTTGTCTAGAAGGTTCTCGATTACGAGCTTTACCCCGTACTCCTCGGCTATAGTCGCGAGCTCCATGAGTTGCCTCTTAGTGTTTATGAAGGCTTTGTGGTACGATTCGTGAATATCTCCACCGTGCATTACCACGTACCTTGCATTTAGGGCTTGGGCTACCCTGAAGACGTTCTCCATAACCCTTATGTTTCTCCTGCTGTACCTCCCCAGATCAACAGCTATAGTTCTCCCCTCAGAAGTTGGAGAGTGAATCGTGAATCTAACATTGAGAGTTGAGAGTAAGTCTAGGGAGCTCCAGTTGATCCCCTCTTCCGTGAGAACCTTAATGTCATCAAATCCAAGCTCAATCAAATCAACGCCCAACTCATCAATGGAAATTCCATGGCCGGAAATTTCCCTCACTATATAAGAGTTCACTCCAACTCTAGTCTTCAATTTAGACACCTCCGGAAATATCAGGAGGGGAGAAAGGCAATAATATCTCATAGATCCACTATTCCATTCCCATTCATATCAGCTAAGAAGTAATTTGTTCCAAGATATACGTTAAGAGCGAGTATTGCATCCTTCCAATCGGTTTTGCAGTCACTATTTAGGTCGCCCTTGACCCTTGGGATCCTGTATATTCCTGGGATCTCAACTTTTCCGAAGAGCATTAGGTCGGCTATTATTTTTGCCGTATCAACATGGTGGTGGAAGCCGACAAAGTACTCGGCTCCTGGACCGTAGGCTAGGAGGGGAACTGGCTCTCCCGTGTGCTTGTGGGACATGAAGCCCACTCCGCAATACCTGCTTAGGATCTCCGCTATCTTGTTGCTGAGCGCGTACTTGTTCGTTGAGTTTATTACGCTCGCTATCTCTTTATCTGTTATCTTAATGCCCGTATACTCCTCTATTACCCCCTTGACGTCTCCGGTCTCCTTTACCCTCTTTGCTATCTCACCAACACTCGCCTTTGCCTTTCCGATCAGGTCCGCCCTTATCACGTGGCCGTAGTTAATTCCCACTCCAAGTCCCCCCGGTTTCGTGGTCAGCGAGCACTATCACGAGGGTGTTTTCCTTCTTCCTCGCGTATTCGAGGACGTATCCAACGACTTCGTCAAACTCCTCTACTCCTCTGTTTCCGCAACCACGGAAGGAATATCATTCGTATGGCACGCATGGTCAATCCCTCCCCCTTCTACCATCAAGAAGAAGCCATTTGGATTCTTCTCTAGGACTTCTATTGCCTTCTTAATCATCTCCAACAGGCTTACCTGATCCTTATCCCTGTCGAGAACGTAGGGTATGTGGCTTTCAGCGAACAGGCCCAGGATTTTTCCCTCTGCTTTTCCAGCCCTTCCCTGTCAAATACTATAGTGTATCCTAGTTTTTTCGCCTCCTCAAGGAGCTCCTTGCTGAACATCTCCCTCCCACCGGCCATGAGAACAGTCACGTTGTGCTCTATCAACTGCCTCGCTATCTCCTTCTCCATGTCCCTGTCCGGAACGTGAGATGCAAACACTGCGGGGGTTGCGTGGGTTATTCTTGTCGTTGTCACAAGTCCCGTTG
This window of the Pyrococcus kukulkanii genome carries:
- a CDS encoding helix-turn-helix transcriptional regulator translates to MKKLAIIILLLLLPKVLAYNVTIKVFPDGYALVKILENVSVGENVSVFLPIQDFTNLSVKINDKEVSFVFMNNGIVVYPGESGVLEVSYLTSELTSKKGKIWRVNLPFNDTKVVILPQDSVIVGLSGIPLSINGNSVVMPRGTQYIEYVFEHCIATRTVTITKTVAVAEKISDTRKTALALLFGLLIGLGVGIFGKEIRFKRLKGITLEELSEKFNLNEDERAVIMYIADHGGKVRQADIRNELGIPRTTTWRILKRLESLNIVKLEKINNETWAVLNIELKTKD
- a CDS encoding DUF134 domain-containing protein, with protein sequence MPRGMGWGRGRGRRRKMRMIGFIPQVRHFYPALPPVGPPKSPIIMTYEEFEALRLVDYEGLTQEEAGERMGVSRGTVWRALNSARRKIAQMLVEGRELIILPQGNEVVSDEE
- a CDS encoding PPC domain-containing DNA-binding protein, translating into MFSGGRIYMFRVPEGEEFIRYMHEFLEKEGVETGIVNAIGTLRDPKVGYFLEGEKRYKVIELRGTYEIASLIGNISLKDGKPFLHAHVVLGNSEGRAFGGHLIEGRVLVAEVFVLELKGERLERKMTEKGLALWP
- a CDS encoding phosphate signaling complex PhoU family protein; translation: MRRLLDLGLEQIRKLLEEMGREALASLGYAKLSLDGEFNDAEEVAAKLKLIREEILDIATELLVRYSPVASDLRFIQSAIDVSYDLYRISRYAMEIERTMKILGELRSEIVKEAFELTMEAVKTAIEAFSSLDEVASGRILEIDNKVDELYISSLRRIKECHPGEALILRHLERICDHAKEIGGKVIYVKEGKRV
- a CDS encoding phosphate ABC transporter ATP-binding protein, whose product is MNAIETKDLKISYGNHLVIKGINLEIPKNCIFALMGPSGCGKSTLLRSFNRLLDLNPEAKVEGEVRIFGRNIYSQDVDPREVRRQVGMVFQYPNPFPHLTIYENVAIGPKMNGMAKGKDLDKLVEWALRKAALWDEVKNRLNDYPSNLSGGQRQRLVIARALAMQPSILLMDEPTANIDPVGTAKIEELLFELKKEYTIVLVTHSPSQAARVSDYVAFLYMGKLIEVGPTRKVFENPEHELTEKYVTGALG
- the pstA gene encoding phosphate ABC transporter permease PstA — translated: MSNFREIKDRAFMVLIVALTLLTILPLFHIIVTVTAKGLPVVLERGLTFVTGTLEEGGIGPAIVGSILLVLLASLIGLPIAYLTGVYAYENPGSILGRATRVLLQVMLEFPTILVGVFVMGLIVVRMGSFSLLAGALALAIIMIPYVAVYTHEALRGIPFTYKEAAYSLGLSRSQVVFRVLTPMAKKGILTGFLIGMAKVAGETAPLLFTIGGAYQVYFQGITKPVGAIPLLIYTFIQSPSEEYHAIAWGASFILLLMFLAIFIPIRMKLREVKM
- the pstC gene encoding phosphate ABC transporter permease subunit PstC; the protein is MQLRFRDTFSALTLPAISLVFGLLVLMVMVYLYNAMPIFHWEGLAIYTKNIWKAAEEPSKEFYGILAAIWGSVYTSAIAVAIALPLSIAYSIFVVDYASGKIRDALIIVSDIMAGLPTIIYGIWGVFFLVPFLKKYVMQPLYEHLSFIPLFSHPPITGFSYLSAGVLLGIMVTPFASAIIREAYSTIPFTYREAAYSLGLTRYEATKILLGYIKPAIVSGIILAFGRAIGETVAVSLVIGNTFSLTVGLFSPGCTISSLIANQFGNAFIYEHMTSALFAAGLMLFFIGLIVNVTGVLYLRRWEENVKL
- a CDS encoding sugar phosphate isomerase/epimerase family protein translates to MKTRVGVNSYIVREISGHGISIDELGVDLIELGFDDIKVLTEEGINWSSLDLLSTLNVRFTIHSPTSEGRTIAVDLGRYSRRNIRVMENVFRVAQALNARYVVMHGGDIHESYHKAFINTKRQLMELATIAEEYGVKLVIENLLDNRIGVFPHELIPMFEDNVGFCFDIGHAFITARKYGLDLGSFLTLSPEHVHLHDNMGIRDEHRAIGEGKIPLFVFREILEKGPRNVILEIRRYSSEDSILRSIEFVRRRAIKYAVKV